From the Ruania alkalisoli genome, one window contains:
- a CDS encoding DUF3097 domain-containing protein: MNDRYGTDVLSSDPHQRTRPTAIETPATPGLVVEDVETGWVGAVTGVEKSGGQHVVVLEDRRGRTRTFPLGAGFWVDGSPVRLVPDRPAPAKAAPARTASGSLAVAGARARVARGSRIWVEGRHDAELVEKVWGDDLRIEGVVVELLDGVDNLDERLTEFGPEPGRRVGVLVDHLVAGSKESRVATEVTRRFGAQNVLIVGHPYVDVWQAVKPALLGLDAWPHVPRGTDIKVGTLTALGWPAANQADIARGWKRILGTVRDYRDLEPSLLGRVEELVDFVTA, from the coding sequence ATGAACGACCGTTACGGCACCGACGTCCTCAGCAGCGACCCGCACCAGCGGACCCGTCCGACCGCCATCGAGACTCCGGCCACACCCGGGCTTGTCGTCGAGGACGTCGAGACCGGCTGGGTCGGCGCCGTGACGGGAGTGGAGAAGAGTGGTGGGCAACATGTGGTCGTGCTGGAGGACCGGCGCGGCCGCACCCGGACCTTCCCTCTCGGCGCGGGCTTCTGGGTTGACGGCTCACCCGTGCGCCTCGTGCCCGACCGTCCGGCACCGGCGAAGGCCGCTCCGGCCAGGACAGCCTCCGGCTCCCTGGCCGTGGCCGGGGCGAGGGCGCGTGTGGCACGCGGCTCACGCATCTGGGTGGAAGGTCGTCACGACGCCGAGCTCGTGGAGAAGGTCTGGGGGGACGACCTGCGGATCGAGGGTGTCGTGGTCGAGCTCCTGGACGGCGTGGACAACCTGGACGAACGTCTCACCGAGTTCGGGCCCGAGCCCGGCCGGCGGGTGGGGGTGCTGGTCGACCACCTCGTGGCGGGAAGCAAGGAGTCCCGGGTGGCCACCGAGGTGACGCGACGATTCGGTGCACAGAATGTCCTGATCGTCGGTCACCCCTATGTGGACGTCTGGCAGGCTGTCAAACCGGCACTGCTCGGGTTGGACGCGTGGCCGCATGTTCCCCGGGGCACCGATATCAAAGTCGGCACGCTGACGGCGCTGGGCTGGCCCGCCGCGAACCAGGCCGATATCGCCCGCGGGTGGAAACGGATCCTCGGGACTGTCCGCGACTACCGTGATCTCGAGCCGAGCCTGCTCGGACGGGTCGAGGAACTTGTCGACTTCGTGACGGCATAG
- a CDS encoding transglutaminase family protein, protein MSRLHIVHRTTFEYVRTVTASYNEVRMRPATLPGQVVLEASVHASPSTYSSEYRDYWGSSVTAFEMLGAHDRLEVVAESRVELSAPVRSSSPAGWSTLRSPEVQDRMSEYLAVTPTTEPARDLVQLARSAAGDHEPADAAIAVATAVREAVEYVPGVTGVHTRAAEAWAARKGVCQDLAHLVAGALRRLGIPTRYVSGYLHPQTSTAQIGEPVTGESHAWVEYWCGEWVGFDPTNLIGVAEHHVMVGRGREYPDVTPIRGVYAGGGRSTQEVQVTIIQEA, encoded by the coding sequence GTGAGCCGTCTGCACATCGTCCACCGGACCACCTTCGAGTACGTGCGGACCGTCACCGCCTCCTACAACGAGGTGCGGATGCGCCCGGCGACCTTACCCGGTCAGGTCGTGCTCGAAGCGAGTGTGCATGCCTCCCCGTCGACCTACTCCTCCGAGTATCGCGACTACTGGGGCTCGTCGGTGACGGCGTTCGAGATGCTCGGCGCGCACGACCGGCTGGAGGTGGTGGCCGAGTCCCGTGTGGAGCTTTCGGCCCCGGTACGTTCGTCCAGCCCTGCTGGATGGAGCACTCTGCGCTCGCCGGAGGTGCAGGACCGGATGAGCGAGTATCTCGCCGTCACCCCCACGACCGAACCGGCCCGCGATCTCGTGCAGCTGGCACGCTCTGCTGCCGGTGACCACGAGCCCGCCGACGCCGCCATCGCCGTCGCCACGGCGGTGCGGGAGGCGGTGGAGTACGTCCCCGGCGTCACCGGTGTGCACACCCGGGCGGCCGAGGCGTGGGCGGCGCGCAAGGGCGTCTGTCAGGATCTGGCGCACCTGGTGGCGGGGGCGTTGCGTCGCCTGGGTATCCCGACCCGGTACGTCTCCGGATATCTGCACCCGCAGACCTCGACCGCCCAGATCGGGGAGCCGGTCACGGGTGAGTCACACGCCTGGGTGGAATACTGGTGCGGGGAGTGGGTGGGCTTCGACCCGACGAACCTCATCGGTGTGGCCGAGCACCACGTGATGGTCGGGCGCGGCCGGGAGTACCCGGACGTGACCCCGATCCGTGGCGTGTATGCGGGCGGTGGCAGGTCCACCCAGGAGGTGCAGGTGACGATCATCCAGGAGGCCTGA
- a CDS encoding alpha-E domain-containing protein, protein MLSRIAESLFWIGRYVERADDTARILDAHLQYLLEDPYLEEEAACRALLAVMGATPPSEETEATRATVLDVLAYDRNAPGSIAGALAASRENARRAREVLSSELWECLNTTWNALPSRIGASGPHEYFAWVRERAAIVGGITDAATRRDETLQFFLLGRSIERADMTARLVTSRTLAGGAGPGWMTLLRSCGAHEAFLRTYRGRDSETLAAEFLLLDRLFPRSVLFSLEQAERCLTRLAPIDGRGLREEDARKVLGRVRSRLEYQPLLSLLSSLTEEMAAVQEGCSDASDAIRLRYFPSGVADDWIGDRL, encoded by the coding sequence ATGCTGAGCCGGATCGCTGAGTCGCTGTTCTGGATCGGGCGCTACGTCGAGCGGGCCGATGACACTGCGCGCATCCTCGACGCCCACCTGCAGTACCTCCTTGAAGATCCCTACCTGGAGGAGGAGGCGGCGTGCCGGGCACTGCTCGCGGTCATGGGGGCCACGCCACCGTCGGAGGAGACCGAGGCGACGCGCGCCACGGTGCTGGACGTCCTCGCCTACGACCGCAACGCCCCTGGCTCGATCGCGGGAGCGCTCGCAGCCTCCCGGGAGAACGCCCGTCGTGCACGGGAGGTGCTCTCCTCGGAGCTGTGGGAGTGCCTCAACACCACCTGGAACGCGCTGCCCTCCCGGATCGGGGCCTCCGGCCCGCACGAGTACTTCGCCTGGGTACGTGAGCGCGCTGCGATCGTTGGCGGCATCACCGACGCCGCCACCCGCCGGGACGAGACGCTGCAGTTCTTCCTGCTGGGGCGCAGCATCGAGCGCGCCGACATGACCGCCCGGCTCGTCACCAGCCGTACCCTCGCCGGCGGCGCCGGTCCCGGCTGGATGACACTGCTGCGTTCATGCGGTGCTCACGAGGCTTTCCTGCGTACCTACCGGGGCCGCGACTCGGAGACGCTCGCCGCCGAGTTCCTGCTGCTCGACCGGCTGTTCCCGCGTTCGGTGCTGTTCTCCCTCGAACAGGCCGAACGATGCCTGACCCGCCTCGCGCCCATCGACGGGCGCGGCTTGCGCGAGGAGGATGCGCGCAAGGTGCTCGGCCGGGTGCGTTCCCGCCTGGAGTACCAGCCGTTGCTGAGCCTGCTGAGTTCGCTCACCGAGGAGATGGCGGCCGTGCAGGAGGGGTGCTCGGATGCCAGCGATGCGATTCGGTTGCGCTACTTCCCCTCCGGTGTGGCCGATGACTGGATCGGAGATCGACTGTGA
- a CDS encoding circularly permuted type 2 ATP-grasp protein, whose amino-acid sequence MADLFDGYPEGVAWDEMIEPGHTVRAPYQHVHRTMGHLNADELRVRADALARSYLAQGVTFDVGGEERPFPLDSVPRVIDAGEWDVLAPGIAQRVRALEALLADAYGPQQAIADGVLPRSLIVSSAHFARAARGIEPPNGVRVHVGGIDVIRDSAGGWRVLEDNVRVPSGVSYVLSNRRAMAQSFPELFARMRIRPVADYPRRLLQALHAAAPSGVDEPVVVVLTPGVYNSAYFEHSLLARLMGVELVEGRDLFCAGGKVYMRTTEGRRRVDVIYRRVDDDFIDPVVFRPDSLLGCPGLLGVARAGSVTIANAVGNGVADDKLTYTYLPDLIRYYLGEEPLLNNVDTWRLEEPESLNEVLDRLDELVVKPVDGSGGKGIIIGPAASREELDLARAHLRADPRGWIAQPVVQLSTVPTLAGNALRPRHVDLRPFAVNDGDDVWVLPGGLTRVALAEGQLVVNSSQGGGSKDTWVLGEMRRGARPPITTEGGVTAPSSAEGATPTGVQQDANPTDTEMREQNQQQQQTPSSGEPPEPPTRRFAAWRSSC is encoded by the coding sequence ATGGCGGACCTCTTCGACGGCTACCCCGAGGGCGTGGCCTGGGACGAGATGATCGAGCCCGGACACACCGTGCGGGCGCCCTACCAGCATGTGCACCGGACCATGGGTCACCTCAACGCCGACGAGCTGCGGGTGAGAGCAGATGCCCTCGCGCGCTCCTACCTGGCCCAAGGGGTGACCTTCGACGTGGGGGGAGAGGAACGCCCGTTTCCGCTCGACTCCGTCCCCCGCGTTATCGACGCCGGCGAGTGGGACGTCCTGGCACCGGGAATCGCCCAGCGGGTGCGTGCGCTCGAGGCGCTGCTCGCCGACGCCTACGGTCCGCAGCAGGCGATCGCCGACGGCGTGCTTCCCCGCTCCTTGATCGTCTCCTCTGCCCATTTCGCCCGGGCCGCCCGCGGGATCGAACCCCCGAACGGCGTCCGGGTGCACGTCGGTGGGATCGACGTCATCCGTGACAGTGCCGGAGGATGGCGGGTGCTCGAGGACAATGTGCGCGTCCCCAGCGGCGTGAGCTATGTGCTGTCCAACCGCCGTGCCATGGCCCAGTCATTTCCTGAGCTCTTCGCCAGGATGCGTATCCGTCCCGTGGCCGACTACCCGCGGCGGCTGCTCCAGGCGCTGCACGCGGCCGCGCCCAGCGGCGTGGACGAGCCGGTCGTGGTGGTGCTCACCCCCGGGGTGTACAACTCCGCCTACTTCGAGCACTCCCTGCTCGCGCGGCTGATGGGTGTGGAACTGGTTGAGGGGCGTGACCTGTTCTGTGCTGGTGGCAAGGTCTACATGCGCACCACCGAGGGTCGCCGCCGGGTGGACGTGATCTACCGCCGCGTCGACGATGACTTCATCGACCCCGTGGTTTTCCGGCCGGACTCCCTGCTCGGCTGTCCCGGGCTGCTCGGCGTCGCGCGAGCCGGCTCGGTGACCATCGCCAACGCCGTGGGCAACGGGGTGGCTGACGACAAACTCACCTATACCTACCTGCCCGACCTCATCCGCTATTACCTGGGGGAGGAGCCGCTGCTGAACAACGTGGACACGTGGCGCCTCGAGGAGCCGGAGTCGCTGAACGAGGTGCTGGACCGGCTCGACGAGCTCGTGGTCAAACCGGTGGACGGCTCCGGCGGCAAGGGAATCATCATCGGCCCGGCCGCTTCCCGCGAGGAACTCGACCTCGCTCGTGCGCACCTGCGGGCCGATCCGCGTGGGTGGATCGCCCAGCCCGTCGTCCAGCTCTCCACGGTGCCGACCCTCGCCGGGAATGCGCTCCGGCCCCGCCATGTGGACCTGCGTCCGTTCGCCGTCAACGACGGTGACGACGTCTGGGTGCTGCCCGGCGGACTCACCCGGGTGGCGCTCGCCGAGGGACAGCTGGTGGTCAACTCCTCGCAGGGCGGCGGGTCCAAGGACACCTGGGTGCTCGGTGAGATGCGCCGCGGTGCCAGGCCGCCCATCACCACCGAGGGTGGCGTGACCGCGCCCTCGTCGGCTGAGGGTGCCACGCCGACTGGGGTGCAGCAGGATGCCAACCCCACGGACACCGAGATGCGCGAGCAGAACCAGCAACAGCAGCAGACTCCGAGCTCGGGTGAGCCGCCCGAACCACCCACCCGGCGTTTTGCCGCCTGGAGGTCGTCATGCTGA
- the hemW gene encoding radical SAM family heme chaperone HemW, with amino-acid sequence MTASSRPSVPAPGGVPLTLGEPPTAAPGVAVNGFLPQRLAREEAGAGTECGPDFGVYLHVPFCTVRCGYCDFNTYTAAELGTGANRSDYAATAVGEIALAQEALRSAGIARREVRTVFVGGGTPTLLPPGDLAAMLDAVDDAWGLAADAEVTTEANPDSVDAADLAALAAAGFTRVSFGMQSAVPEVLATLERTHDPERIPAVVGWARDAGLSVSLDLIYGAPGETLAQWQRSLEAVLALAPDHVSAYALVVEQGTKMAAQVRRGELPMPDPDDEADKYELAATMLAEAGYDWYEISNFARTAADRCRHNIAYWRSDDWWGIGPGAHSHVAGQRWWNVKHPRPYAAAVAAGNLPVDGSEVLSGEDRETERILLGIRLAEGLDVGATLADRLPQLVDEGLLEAEPAQQGRAVLTLRGRLLADTVVRRLT; translated from the coding sequence ATGACGGCGTCCTCTCGCCCGAGCGTTCCGGCTCCGGGTGGCGTGCCGCTCACCCTGGGCGAGCCGCCGACGGCGGCCCCCGGCGTGGCCGTGAACGGATTCCTCCCGCAACGCTTGGCGCGGGAGGAGGCGGGCGCCGGTACTGAGTGCGGTCCGGACTTCGGGGTGTATCTGCACGTGCCGTTCTGCACGGTGCGGTGCGGCTACTGCGACTTCAACACCTACACCGCGGCCGAGCTCGGCACCGGTGCGAACCGGTCGGACTATGCCGCGACCGCCGTCGGGGAGATCGCCCTGGCGCAGGAGGCGCTCCGGTCTGCCGGGATCGCGCGGCGTGAGGTGCGCACGGTGTTCGTCGGTGGCGGCACGCCGACGCTGCTGCCCCCGGGTGACCTGGCGGCCATGCTGGACGCTGTCGATGACGCCTGGGGCCTGGCCGCCGATGCCGAGGTGACGACGGAGGCGAATCCGGACTCGGTGGATGCCGCGGACCTGGCGGCGCTGGCGGCGGCCGGCTTCACCCGGGTGTCCTTCGGGATGCAGTCCGCTGTACCGGAGGTGCTGGCCACGCTGGAGCGCACGCACGATCCAGAGCGCATTCCTGCCGTGGTGGGCTGGGCGCGGGATGCGGGGTTGTCGGTCAGTCTCGACCTCATCTATGGCGCGCCGGGGGAGACGTTGGCGCAGTGGCAGCGGTCCCTGGAGGCGGTGCTCGCACTCGCACCCGACCACGTCTCGGCGTATGCGCTGGTGGTCGAGCAGGGGACGAAGATGGCGGCCCAGGTGCGCCGGGGTGAGCTGCCGATGCCGGATCCGGACGATGAGGCCGACAAGTACGAGCTCGCTGCGACGATGCTCGCCGAGGCCGGCTACGACTGGTACGAGATCTCCAACTTCGCCCGGACGGCGGCCGACCGTTGCCGGCACAACATCGCGTACTGGCGCTCAGATGATTGGTGGGGCATCGGACCCGGGGCGCATTCGCATGTGGCCGGCCAGCGCTGGTGGAACGTCAAGCATCCGCGCCCCTACGCCGCGGCCGTCGCCGCCGGGAACCTACCCGTCGACGGGTCCGAGGTGCTCAGCGGAGAGGACCGGGAGACCGAGCGGATCCTGCTGGGCATCCGGCTCGCGGAGGGACTCGACGTCGGAGCAACGCTCGCAGACCGGTTGCCGCAGCTGGTCGACGAGGGGCTGCTGGAGGCTGAGCCGGCACAACAGGGCCGAGCCGTGCTGACACTGCGGGGGCGTCTGCTGGCAGACACGGTGGTGCGGCGCCTGACCTGA
- a CDS encoding DUF4190 domain-containing protein — protein MSYYDNPPGGSPPGGTGGYGPPPGGGYGDDYGGGYGSGQGYPPGSGSGYAPGSPYGPGIPGPSGPGPGGPGMPPGAGGPAWNYQPPAEHPQGVMILVFGLIGLLACFPLGIAAWVMGQRAINEIDASGVYYSNRGTIQAGRVCGIIGSVLGVLYIAYIVFIVVMIPMGL, from the coding sequence ATGAGTTACTACGACAACCCACCCGGTGGCAGCCCACCCGGCGGCACGGGCGGATACGGTCCGCCACCGGGCGGTGGCTACGGCGATGACTACGGCGGCGGTTACGGGAGCGGCCAGGGATACCCACCGGGCAGTGGTTCTGGGTACGCTCCCGGCTCCCCGTACGGTCCTGGCATTCCCGGCCCATCTGGCCCAGGCCCCGGCGGGCCGGGAATGCCGCCCGGTGCGGGCGGACCCGCGTGGAACTACCAACCACCGGCCGAGCATCCGCAGGGCGTGATGATCCTGGTCTTCGGGCTCATCGGGCTGCTGGCCTGCTTCCCACTCGGGATCGCAGCCTGGGTGATGGGCCAGCGCGCCATCAATGAGATCGACGCCTCCGGCGTCTACTACTCCAACCGCGGCACCATCCAGGCCGGGCGGGTGTGCGGGATCATCGGCTCGGTTCTCGGGGTCCTCTACATCGCGTACATCGTGTTCATCGTGGTGATGATCCCGATGGGCCTGTGA
- the rpsT gene encoding 30S ribosomal protein S20: MANIKSQIKRIRTNEKARLRNKAYKSELKTQVRKVREAIASGDKESAETALRAATRKLDKAVSKGVIHKNQASNRKSALAQQVASL; encoded by the coding sequence GTGGCAAACATCAAGTCCCAGATCAAGCGGATCCGCACCAACGAGAAGGCCCGCTTGCGCAACAAGGCCTACAAGTCCGAGCTGAAGACGCAGGTGCGCAAGGTGCGCGAGGCGATCGCCTCCGGTGACAAGGAGTCGGCCGAGACCGCTCTGCGCGCCGCCACCCGCAAGCTCGACAAGGCCGTCAGCAAGGGCGTCATCCACAAGAACCAGGCCTCGAACCGCAAGTCGGCCCTGGCTCAGCAGGTGGCATCCCTCTGA
- the lepA gene encoding translation elongation factor 4, which yields MPIVTPAAAAQIRPSATAPELLRNFCIIAHIDHGKSTLADRMLQLTGVVTDRAMRAQYLDRMDIERERGITIKSQAVRMPWQVGEQAYALNMIDTPGHVDFSYEVSRSLAACEGAILLVDAAQGIEAQTLANLYLALENDLAIIPVLNKIDLPAAQPERFAEELASLIGGEPEDCLRVSGKTGEGVTELLDTIVEQIPAPVGDADAPARAMIFDSVYDTYRGVVTYVRVIDGSLSPREKIVMMSTRATHELLEIGASVPEPQATDGLGVGEVGYLITGVKDVRQSKVGDTVTNAAKPAEHALGGYQEPQPMVYSGLYPIDGSDYPVLRDALDKFKLNDAALVYEPETSVALGFGFRVGYLGLLHVEIVRERLEREYNLDLISTAPSVIYDVTMEDGTEHVVTNPSEFPAGKISSVREPIVKATILTPSEFVGAVMELAQNRRGQMDGMDYLSESRVELRYTLPLAEIIFDFFDQLKSRTRGYASFDYDVAGDQEANLVKVDILLQGEQVDAFSAIVHRDKAYSYGVMMTAKLKELIPRQQFEVPIQAAVGSRIIARETVRAIRKDVLAKCYGGDISRKRKLLEKQKEGKKRMKSIGRVDVPQEAFIAALSSDGAGGKESKK from the coding sequence GTGCCCATTGTGACGCCGGCTGCCGCCGCACAGATCAGGCCCAGCGCCACCGCGCCGGAGCTGCTGCGCAACTTCTGCATCATCGCGCACATCGATCACGGCAAGTCCACGCTCGCCGACCGGATGCTGCAGCTGACTGGTGTGGTGACCGACCGTGCCATGCGCGCGCAGTACCTGGACCGGATGGACATCGAGCGCGAGCGCGGGATCACCATCAAGTCCCAGGCGGTGCGGATGCCGTGGCAGGTCGGTGAGCAGGCGTACGCGCTCAACATGATCGACACCCCCGGTCACGTGGACTTCTCCTACGAGGTCTCCCGCTCTCTGGCCGCCTGCGAGGGTGCGATCCTGCTGGTCGACGCGGCACAGGGAATCGAGGCCCAGACCCTGGCGAATTTGTACCTGGCCCTGGAGAACGACCTCGCGATCATCCCGGTACTCAACAAGATCGACCTGCCCGCTGCGCAACCGGAGCGGTTCGCCGAGGAGCTCGCGTCACTGATCGGTGGTGAGCCGGAGGACTGCCTGAGAGTCTCGGGTAAGACGGGCGAAGGCGTGACCGAGCTCTTGGACACCATCGTGGAGCAGATCCCGGCTCCGGTCGGTGACGCGGATGCGCCGGCACGGGCGATGATCTTCGACTCGGTCTATGACACCTACCGCGGTGTGGTCACGTACGTGCGGGTGATCGACGGCTCTCTCTCCCCGCGCGAGAAGATCGTCATGATGAGCACCCGCGCCACCCACGAGCTGCTCGAGATCGGCGCCTCCGTGCCGGAGCCGCAGGCCACCGACGGCCTCGGGGTGGGTGAGGTGGGTTACCTCATCACCGGTGTGAAGGATGTGCGCCAGTCCAAGGTGGGCGACACCGTCACCAATGCGGCCAAGCCGGCGGAGCACGCGCTCGGTGGCTACCAGGAGCCGCAGCCGATGGTCTACTCCGGGCTGTACCCGATCGACGGCTCCGACTACCCGGTGCTGCGGGATGCCCTGGACAAGTTCAAGCTCAACGACGCCGCTCTGGTGTACGAGCCGGAGACCTCGGTCGCGCTCGGATTCGGCTTCCGGGTGGGCTACCTGGGTCTGCTGCACGTGGAGATCGTGCGCGAACGGCTCGAACGCGAGTACAACCTCGACCTGATCTCCACGGCACCCAGCGTGATCTACGACGTCACGATGGAGGATGGCACCGAGCATGTGGTCACCAACCCGAGCGAGTTCCCGGCAGGGAAGATCTCCTCGGTGCGCGAACCGATCGTCAAGGCCACGATCCTCACGCCGAGCGAATTCGTGGGCGCCGTCATGGAGCTCGCACAAAACCGCCGCGGGCAGATGGACGGTATGGACTACCTGTCCGAGTCCCGCGTGGAGTTGCGCTACACGCTGCCGCTGGCCGAGATCATCTTCGACTTCTTCGACCAGTTGAAGTCCCGCACCCGCGGGTATGCCTCCTTCGACTACGACGTCGCCGGCGATCAGGAGGCGAATCTGGTGAAGGTGGACATCCTCCTGCAAGGTGAGCAGGTGGATGCGTTCTCCGCGATCGTGCACCGCGACAAGGCCTACTCCTACGGCGTCATGATGACCGCCAAGCTCAAGGAGCTCATCCCCCGGCAGCAGTTCGAGGTTCCGATCCAGGCAGCTGTCGGATCCCGCATCATCGCCCGCGAGACCGTGCGTGCGATTCGCAAGGACGTGCTCGCCAAGTGCTACGGCGGTGACATCTCCCGTAAGCGCAAGCTGCTCGAGAAGCAGAAGGAGGGCAAGAAGCGGATGAAGTCCATCGGCCGGGTGGATGTTCCGCAGGAGGCCTTCATCGCCGCGCTGTCCTCTGATGGTGCGGGGGGCAAGGAATCGAAGAAGTGA
- a CDS encoding DUF4190 domain-containing protein, with translation MSYTPPTPGAPGGYGGYGGVQEHPQGTMILVFGIVGIFFTPLAIAAWVMGSKALKEIDASGVQYSNRSNVSTGKIIGMIVTILAIIGLVIGIIAFIASMAALGSASY, from the coding sequence ATGAGTTACACCCCACCCACCCCCGGAGCTCCCGGCGGGTACGGAGGCTACGGCGGCGTGCAGGAGCACCCCCAGGGCACCATGATCCTGGTCTTCGGGATCGTCGGAATCTTCTTCACCCCGCTGGCGATCGCCGCGTGGGTCATGGGCAGCAAGGCCCTCAAGGAAATCGACGCCTCCGGCGTCCAATACAGCAACCGCTCGAACGTCTCGACCGGCAAGATCATCGGCATGATCGTGACGATCCTGGCGATCATCGGTCTGGTGATCGGAATCATCGCGTTCATCGCGAGCATGGCCGCGCTGGGTTCCGCCAGCTACTGA
- the hrcA gene encoding heat-inducible transcriptional repressor HrcA, whose amino-acid sequence MSSSERQLQVLRAIVQDYVRSREPVGSRNLVDRHNLDVSPATIRNDMAALEEHGYIAQPHTSAGRIPTDKGYRLFVDQISVIKPLSGVERRAIAELLEGAVDLDDVLERTVRLLAHLTQQVAVVQYPSLRRSALRHVELIPTDARHLLVVIITANGRVEQRTVEAAQDLDETMVAELRARLNAEVAGRNAARLRSVLTDVEEAFPPADRALVTAVLATITDTLSEDAEERIVMAGTANLARSDLDFTRTIGPVLEALEEHVVLLRLLSEMAAEDAEQSQGSDHPLAVRIGRETHYENLQEASIVASGYGGEGAASVGQLGILGPTRMDYPTTMAAVRAVARYLSRFLGG is encoded by the coding sequence ATGTCGAGCTCGGAGCGACAGCTGCAGGTGCTGCGGGCGATCGTGCAGGACTACGTGCGCAGCCGGGAACCCGTCGGGTCGCGCAACCTCGTGGACCGCCACAACCTCGACGTCTCCCCGGCCACGATCCGCAACGACATGGCCGCCCTGGAGGAGCACGGGTACATCGCCCAGCCGCACACCTCGGCCGGCCGTATCCCCACCGACAAGGGGTACCGGCTGTTCGTCGACCAGATCTCGGTCATCAAACCGTTGTCGGGGGTGGAGCGGCGCGCCATCGCCGAGCTGCTCGAGGGTGCGGTCGACCTGGACGACGTGCTGGAGCGCACCGTGCGGCTGCTCGCGCACCTCACCCAGCAGGTCGCAGTCGTGCAGTACCCGTCGCTGCGGCGTTCGGCGCTGCGGCACGTCGAGCTGATCCCCACCGACGCACGGCATCTGCTCGTGGTGATCATCACCGCGAACGGACGTGTCGAGCAGCGCACGGTGGAGGCCGCGCAGGACCTTGACGAGACGATGGTCGCCGAGCTGCGTGCCCGGCTGAACGCCGAGGTGGCAGGGCGTAACGCCGCCAGGCTCCGTTCGGTGCTGACCGACGTCGAAGAGGCGTTCCCACCCGCGGACCGTGCGTTGGTGACCGCGGTGCTCGCCACGATTACCGACACGCTCTCCGAAGATGCCGAGGAGCGGATCGTGATGGCCGGTACGGCCAACCTCGCGCGCTCCGATCTGGACTTCACCCGCACAATCGGACCGGTCCTGGAGGCTCTCGAAGAGCACGTGGTGCTGCTGCGTCTGCTCAGCGAGATGGCCGCCGAGGACGCCGAGCAGTCTCAGGGCAGTGATCACCCGCTCGCGGTGCGGATCGGCCGCGAGACCCACTATGAGAACCTGCAGGAAGCATCCATCGTCGCCAGCGGTTACGGTGGCGAGGGCGCTGCGTCGGTCGGTCA
- a CDS encoding type II toxin-antitoxin system PemK/MazF family toxin: MSVLSRFVRAAAGVAVDVLRTQSRKGRSSSSRRGRPVPPAPADVTPEQVARQDGVREYSGRLPELIYEPRADGEADPGEVVWAWVPYEDDPNQGKDRPVLILAEHDGGLIGLQLTSKDHDRDAEQEARWGRYWVDVGSGGWDSQRRPSEARLDRVLWLAEDAVRREGAALDRSRFTDVLAALRAYRRGA, translated from the coding sequence ATGAGTGTGCTGAGCCGGTTTGTCCGCGCCGCGGCCGGGGTTGCCGTCGACGTCCTGCGTACCCAGTCCCGCAAGGGGCGGTCCTCGTCGTCTCGGCGTGGCCGGCCCGTGCCGCCGGCGCCCGCAGACGTCACACCCGAGCAGGTCGCCCGCCAGGACGGCGTGCGGGAGTATTCCGGTCGCCTACCCGAGCTGATCTACGAGCCTCGCGCCGACGGTGAAGCGGATCCGGGTGAGGTGGTCTGGGCGTGGGTGCCCTACGAGGACGACCCGAACCAGGGAAAGGACCGCCCGGTGTTGATCCTCGCCGAGCACGACGGCGGTCTGATCGGCCTGCAGCTGACGTCGAAGGACCACGACCGCGATGCCGAGCAGGAAGCTCGGTGGGGCCGGTACTGGGTCGACGTGGGAAGCGGCGGCTGGGACTCCCAGCGTCGCCCGTCCGAGGCCCGGCTCGATCGTGTGCTGTGGCTGGCCGAGGACGCGGTGCGGCGCGAGGGCGCCGCCCTCGATCGCTCCCGCTTCACCGACGTGCTCGCGGCGTTACGGGCGTACCGGCGCGGCGCTTGA